The Paenibacillus sp. FSL R7-0345 DNA segment TTCAAGAATGCCAATATTCCATCGATTCCCCAGCTTGTAGAGATGGCACAGGAGCTTGGTGTGAAGATCATTGCCTGTCAGATGACGATGGATGTTATGAATTTGAAGAAAGAGGACTTTATCGAAGGTATTGAAGTAGGCGGGGCTGTAACTTTCCTGGATTTTGCCAAAGATGCTAACGTAAGTCTGACATTCTAATTCAAAGGAGGATTCAAGCATGAATGCCAAAGAATTGACTACGATCGTTCTGGCTAAAGAAGAGTTGTTTATTTTGGATGTGCGTAACGAAAGTGATTTTAAGGATTGGAAAATTGAAGGCGAGAGCGTGGATATCATCAATATCCCCTACTTTGATCTTCTGGATGGAGTAGACGAAGCTCTTG contains these protein-coding regions:
- a CDS encoding DsrE/DsrF/DrsH-like family protein, giving the protein MSTKVAIIASNGGLFDAYKVFNIATASAATDAEVAIFFTFEGLNLIHKQAHHQLPLPAGAEHFAEGFKNANIPSIPQLVEMAQELGVKIIACQMTMDVMNLKKEDFIEGIEVGGAVTFLDFAKDANVSLTF